The nucleotide sequence AGTAAACCAGTATTTGGTGAGCCGACTGAGCTTGGCATTTCCTTGGAAGTCACACCTTCCTTAGTACGACTTCCTAAATTTGCGGGACAAGTTCACCTAAGTGGTAAAGTGCTGATAACTAAAATGGCGGATTCAAAAATCTCTCAACATGAGTTAAAAGTGGATGGCCAGTCCATTGGAAATCATATTCTGGCTATCGAGTCTAGCGAAGCTAGCTTCTCTTTAGTCACCGAGAACGGTAAAAATTCTGAAATTAATATAACTTTTAATGGTAAGCCGATTATAATTAAAATCGAGGCAGAAGTTCTAGATTCGAATGGTCTTTCTCTCTTCAAAAAACCTTAATTTGGCGTAATAGCTAATTTAGAGTATTTCCGATGCGGGCGTATGCCCGCTAATAAAAAACACATGGGACAGCTCTTACATTAATTTCCGTCGCAGCTTAAAGTGAAAGTGAATTTTTTACCTTCCTTTTGACTCCTTAAAAACAGAAAAAGAAAAACTATTTGAGACACTTTTGAATTATCCCTTTTCTATAACCAGTCTTTGATTTTTTTTGGCTTAAAAATTCATCTTGAATAGAGAGTAAACACAAGCTATAGTTATTGATAATGAATTATCAATATCAATATAAATGAATCGGAACTCTAACTATGCTAAAAAAACTTAATGCCGACCTTATCGGTAGTATTGCCTCAATAATCTGTCTTATACACTGCCTCTTCATGCCATGGATTCTCATGTTTTCAGGAGTTTGGTTAAGTCAATATTTTAGTCACCCACTCTTTCATCACTTAATGCTTATCGTCGCTTTGATAATAGGTATTCCTGTCTTTCTAAGATCTTACTTTAAATACAATTCAAAACTTGTATTATTTTTGGGCATCATAGGACTTAGTTTAACTAGCTATGGCACTTTTAGACAAGAACCATGCTGTCCTCATGATTTAAAACAAAATATTACTCTAGTAGAATGCAGTGATTGTGACTTAATAGTAACACAGCCTGAAACTAAGACTGATTTACCGTCTTTTAATCTAAGTTCTACTCAAGAAAATATAGAGTTAGAAGATAATTTTCGATCAGTACCTTTGGGAGTCGCTTTTATTTTATTAGCCCATATTTTGAACTTCAA is from Lentisphaera profundi and encodes:
- a CDS encoding MerC domain-containing protein translates to MLKKLNADLIGSIASIICLIHCLFMPWILMFSGVWLSQYFSHPLFHHLMLIVALIIGIPVFLRSYFKYNSKLVLFLGIIGLSLTSYGTFRQEPCCPHDLKQNITLVECSDCDLIVTQPETKTDLPSFNLSSTQENIELEDNFRSVPLGVAFILLAHILNFKHRKKCKIQCCTN